A single region of the Mustela lutreola isolate mMusLut2 chromosome 2, mMusLut2.pri, whole genome shotgun sequence genome encodes:
- the POPDC2 gene encoding popeye domain-containing protein 2 isoform X1 — MSANSSTMSQLIWQGPACVGWKRDLEGAVYHLANCFLLLGFMGGSGVYGCFYLFGFLGTGYVCCVMWGWLDACGLDLILWSFLLATACLLQLAYLIHRLRRRALPEEFDVLYKTLYLPLQVPLQVYKEIVHCCEEQVLTLATEQTYAVEGETPINRLSLLLSGRVRVSQDGQFLHYIFPYQFMDSPEWESLQPSEEGVFQVTLTAETPCSYISWPRKSLHLLLTKERYISQLFSALLGYDISEKLYALNDKLFAKFGLRFDIRLPSLYHVLGPTASDTGPESEKDDEEAREPALCTSTQQTPPCSPLPMATSPPAPPSRARLSRPDSGILGEDSTSLVLEDFEEVSGSESFMDYRSDGEYMR; from the exons ATGAGTGCTAACAGCAGCACCATGAGCCAGCTAATCTGGCAGGGCCCCGCGTGCGTTGGCTGGAAGCGGGACCTGGAAGGGGCCGTCTACCATCTGGCCAACTGCTTCTTGCTCCTGGGCTTCATGGGGGGCAGCGGGGTGTATGGATGCTTCTACCTCTTCGGCTTCTTGGGCACGGGCTACGTGTGCTGCGTGATGTGGGGTTGGTTGGATGCTTGTGGCCTGGACCTCATCCTCTGGAGCTTCCTGCTGGCCACAGCCTGCCTGCTCCAGCTGGCATACCTGATACACCGGCTGCGCAGGCGCGCCCTCCCCGAGGAGTTCGACGTCCTCTACAAGACGCTGTATCTACCCCTGCAGGTGCCTCTGCAGGTGTACAAGGAGATTGTTCACTGCTGTGAGGAGCAGGTCTTGACGCTGGCCACTGAGCAGACTTACGCTGTGGAGGGCGAGACCCCCATCAACCGCCTGTCCCTGCTCCTCTCCGGCCG AGTTCGTGTGAGCCAGGATGGGCAGTTTCTTCACTACATCTTCCCTTACCAGTTCATGGACTCTCCAGAGTGGGAATCTCTGCAGCCCTCTGAGGAGGGTGTGTTCCAG GTCACTCTGACTGCCGAGACCCCATGTAGCTACATTTCCTGGCCCCGGAAAAGTCTCCACCTTCTTTTGACCAAAGAGCGATACATTTCCCAACTCTTCTCAGCCCTGCTGGGCTATGACATCTCAGAGAAGCTCTACGCTCTCAATGACAAGCTCTTTGCCAAGTTTGGGCTGCGCTTCGACATCCGTCTCCCCAGCCTCTACCATGTCCTGGGTCCCACAGCCTCGGATACAGGGCCTGAGTCTGAGAAGGATGACGAGGAAGCTCGTGAACCAGCCTTGTGCACATCCACCCAGCAAACACCCCCTTGCTCTCCTCTTCCAATGGCCACCAGCCCTCCTGCACCTCCTTCCCGGGCCAGGTTGTCCCGACCCGACAGCGGCATCCTGGGTGAGGACTCCACCAGTCTGGTGCTGGAGGATTTTGAGGAGGTGTCGGGATCAGAATCGTTCATGGATTATAGGAGTGATGGGGAGTACATGAGGTGA
- the POPDC2 gene encoding popeye domain-containing protein 2 isoform X2, translating into MSANSSTMSQLIWQGPACVGWKRDLEGAVYHLANCFLLLGFMGGSGVYGCFYLFGFLGTGYVCCVMWGWLDACGLDLILWSFLLATACLLQLAYLIHRLRRRALPEEFDVLYKTLYLPLQVPLQVYKEIVHCCEEQVLTLATEQTYAVEGETPINRLSLLLSGRVRVSQDGQFLHYIFPYQFMDSPEWESLQPSEEGVFQVTLTAETPCSYISWPRKSLHLLLTKERYISQLFSALLGYDISEKLYALNDKLFAKFGLRFDIRLPSLYHVLGPTASDTGPESEKDDEEAREPALCTSTQQTPPCSPLPMATSPPAPPSRARLSRPDSGILASRTPLHSYSQAMSRGQAPLAPTHTPEL; encoded by the exons ATGAGTGCTAACAGCAGCACCATGAGCCAGCTAATCTGGCAGGGCCCCGCGTGCGTTGGCTGGAAGCGGGACCTGGAAGGGGCCGTCTACCATCTGGCCAACTGCTTCTTGCTCCTGGGCTTCATGGGGGGCAGCGGGGTGTATGGATGCTTCTACCTCTTCGGCTTCTTGGGCACGGGCTACGTGTGCTGCGTGATGTGGGGTTGGTTGGATGCTTGTGGCCTGGACCTCATCCTCTGGAGCTTCCTGCTGGCCACAGCCTGCCTGCTCCAGCTGGCATACCTGATACACCGGCTGCGCAGGCGCGCCCTCCCCGAGGAGTTCGACGTCCTCTACAAGACGCTGTATCTACCCCTGCAGGTGCCTCTGCAGGTGTACAAGGAGATTGTTCACTGCTGTGAGGAGCAGGTCTTGACGCTGGCCACTGAGCAGACTTACGCTGTGGAGGGCGAGACCCCCATCAACCGCCTGTCCCTGCTCCTCTCCGGCCG AGTTCGTGTGAGCCAGGATGGGCAGTTTCTTCACTACATCTTCCCTTACCAGTTCATGGACTCTCCAGAGTGGGAATCTCTGCAGCCCTCTGAGGAGGGTGTGTTCCAG GTCACTCTGACTGCCGAGACCCCATGTAGCTACATTTCCTGGCCCCGGAAAAGTCTCCACCTTCTTTTGACCAAAGAGCGATACATTTCCCAACTCTTCTCAGCCCTGCTGGGCTATGACATCTCAGAGAAGCTCTACGCTCTCAATGACAAGCTCTTTGCCAAGTTTGGGCTGCGCTTCGACATCCGTCTCCCCAGCCTCTACCATGTCCTGGGTCCCACAGCCTCGGATACAGGGCCTGAGTCTGAGAAGGATGACGAGGAAGCTCGTGAACCAGCCTTGTGCACATCCACCCAGCAAACACCCCCTTGCTCTCCTCTTCCAATGGCCACCAGCCCTCCTGCACCTCCTTCCCGGGCCAGGTTGTCCCGACCCGACAGCGGCATCCTGG CTTCTAGAACTCCTCTCCACAGTTACTCTCAAGCTATGTCCAGGGGACAGGCCCCCTTGGCTCCAACCCACACTCCTGAACTTTAA